The following coding sequences lie in one Chitinivorax sp. PXF-14 genomic window:
- a CDS encoding TIGR03757 family integrating conjugative element protein gives MHPLPLRISSRQILLAASVAVEIFFPSTSAAETWVITDRAHPVAGDADRRILLDAPARLEAELASGLPSDPSQAAPIVQLRLRQGGTELQCQIRTAYQGVVDAWGIGITKIPAVVVDRRYVVYGEPDVARAVARIEAHRRAQP, from the coding sequence ATGCACCCCCTTCCTTTACGCATTTCCTCCCGACAGATACTGCTCGCGGCTTCCGTCGCTGTGGAGATCTTCTTCCCGAGCACTTCTGCTGCGGAAACCTGGGTCATCACCGACCGGGCACATCCCGTCGCCGGTGACGCGGACCGGCGCATCCTGCTCGACGCCCCCGCGCGACTCGAAGCCGAACTGGCCTCCGGGCTGCCTTCCGACCCGAGCCAAGCCGCGCCCATCGTCCAGCTACGCCTGAGACAAGGCGGCACCGAACTGCAGTGCCAGATCCGGACGGCCTACCAGGGCGTTGTCGACGCGTGGGGCATAGGCATCACCAAGATTCCTGCGGTGGTGGTCGATCGACGCTATGTGGTCTACGGCGAACCGGACGTCGCCCGGGCCGTGGCACGCATCGAAGCCCATCGGAGGGCGCAGCCATGA
- a CDS encoding integrating conjugative element protein, giving the protein MKALISRFARRTKPNTLAVALACAVTAAGVAWAQTRIDPSSVSVNGSVIGDDVLYSIGGGRAVSMGGAGNMQSIGVGIGWNSNLICGNMSITTTLQNQLNGITNGFQAIMSTVIQNATSAVASLPALIIQRADPGLYNLLTNGVLQARLDFDRSKMTCRAIANRLADMAGGQAGWDQLAEGMALRDAINSTDAVSAVEQAESNRGNNGVPWVGGGNAGGSGQGSIKVVGDVTRAGYNLLNGRSVTDTSSISRATCGNRLTCQTWSSPGAAAAWATRVLGEREQRTCESCTKTQTTPGVGLTPVIQEEYETKLQALQELVTGAKPTTVANLEAAGSNSLPITRGVIEALRDEPDQDLLGKRLASEAALSSVLEKALLLQRTLLTGKKEPNVAANELAVKAVDQENGALEQEINNLKTELELRRTLAGNSAMAIVQRHGTRAGGSRGIFEGDTTRDRLKEVQKPRGAP; this is encoded by the coding sequence ATGAAAGCACTCATTTCCCGCTTTGCTCGGCGGACCAAGCCCAACACCCTGGCCGTCGCGCTCGCCTGTGCCGTAACGGCGGCCGGTGTCGCCTGGGCACAGACCCGCATCGATCCCAGCAGCGTCAGCGTGAACGGCAGCGTCATCGGCGACGACGTGCTCTACAGCATCGGTGGCGGCCGGGCCGTGTCCATGGGCGGCGCGGGGAACATGCAGAGCATCGGCGTCGGGATCGGCTGGAACAGCAACCTGATCTGCGGAAACATGAGCATCACGACCACGCTGCAGAACCAGCTCAACGGCATCACCAACGGCTTCCAGGCGATCATGAGTACCGTGATCCAAAACGCCACCAGTGCCGTGGCGTCGCTGCCGGCGCTGATCATCCAGCGCGCCGATCCGGGCCTCTACAACCTGCTCACCAACGGTGTCCTGCAGGCCCGCCTGGATTTCGACCGTTCGAAGATGACCTGCCGGGCTATCGCCAACCGTCTGGCGGACATGGCGGGCGGCCAGGCCGGCTGGGACCAGCTTGCCGAGGGCATGGCGCTGCGCGATGCGATCAACAGCACCGATGCCGTGTCGGCCGTCGAACAGGCCGAGTCGAACAGGGGCAACAACGGCGTGCCCTGGGTCGGCGGCGGCAACGCGGGCGGCTCGGGCCAGGGGTCGATCAAGGTGGTGGGTGACGTGACGCGCGCAGGCTACAACCTGCTCAACGGGCGCAGTGTGACGGACACCTCGTCGATCTCTCGCGCCACCTGCGGCAACCGGCTGACCTGCCAGACCTGGTCCTCGCCTGGTGCGGCTGCAGCCTGGGCGACGCGCGTGCTGGGCGAGCGTGAGCAGCGCACCTGCGAAAGCTGCACCAAGACCCAGACCACGCCCGGTGTCGGGCTCACTCCGGTGATCCAGGAGGAGTACGAGACCAAGCTGCAGGCGTTGCAGGAACTGGTGACCGGCGCCAAGCCAACGACGGTGGCGAACCTGGAAGCGGCCGGCAGCAACTCGCTGCCGATCACCCGCGGCGTGATCGAGGCTTTGCGCGACGAGCCCGATCAGGATCTGCTGGGCAAGCGCCTGGCGTCGGAGGCGGCGCTGTCCAGCGTGCTGGAGAAGGCCCTGCTGTTGCAGCGGACACTGCTGACCGGCAAGAAGGAGCCCAACGTCGCGGCCAACGAGCTGGCCGTGAAGGCGGTCGATCAGGAGAACGGCGCGCTGGAGCAGGAGATCAACAATCTCAAGACTGAACTCGAATTGCGGCGCACGCTGGCGGGCAACTCCGCGATGGCCATCGTCCAGCGCCACGGCACGCGCGCCGGCGGCTCGCGCGGCATCTTCGAGGGCGACACCACGCGCGACCGGCTCAAGGAGGTTCAGAAACCTCGGGGTGCGCCATGA
- a CDS encoding type II toxin-antitoxin system YhaV family toxin — protein MQRHGWTLLFHEGVIEQLRKLQAAAERAEQNDPQGFEGNANVKLFRALSQLIMEVVPSDPARDEYRQGNTLGPAYRHWRRAKIGRRFRLFFRYDSKAKAIVFAWVNDEQTLRSAGSKSDPYAVFEKMLGRGNPPDDWAALVATSQGDWASKER, from the coding sequence ATGCAGCGGCACGGCTGGACGCTCTTGTTCCACGAGGGCGTGATCGAGCAGTTGCGCAAACTGCAGGCGGCCGCGGAACGGGCCGAACAGAACGATCCGCAAGGGTTCGAGGGCAACGCCAACGTCAAGCTGTTTCGGGCGTTGAGCCAGTTGATCATGGAGGTCGTGCCGAGCGATCCCGCGCGCGACGAGTATCGCCAGGGCAACACCCTGGGGCCGGCATATCGCCACTGGCGGCGCGCGAAGATCGGGCGGCGATTCCGTCTGTTCTTCCGCTACGACTCCAAGGCGAAGGCGATTGTGTTCGCCTGGGTCAACGACGAACAAACCCTGCGGTCGGCGGGCAGCAAATCCGACCCCTATGCGGTGTTCGAGAAGATGCTCGGACGTGGCAATCCGCCCGACGACTGGGCGGCGCTTGTGGCAACGAGCCAGGGGGATTGGGCATCGAAGGAACGTTGA
- a CDS encoding TIGR03756 family integrating conjugative element protein has translation MNRLLSASSRRARFAIASVLLTGATSTFALNTATIVSSAASPNCLEYRVVGICYWLFCTMFGCSVRTSVKVRHYVPDAVVSSYSNTGENPWVEVRAMSMPNPTARAGGDGTTNHDNENNLAKFKNADVIGHPAGSVFSQFASASGYACQGAGTAFMPYLLSTLDTLAWRYNVPEMVYPEALVPGMREIGGRTTLNLWGNVYPRGGFLHQTDDYKSGAVVAQRAGDIVTRRAQPHVYQPLLATARDGYWPAGALVETDASTGKWQELTPTLSASCAVFPHSNTRVQARQGDYAWALWRPYACCQRRGQVFLGSVDFQ, from the coding sequence ATGAACCGCCTGCTGTCGGCGTCCTCACGCCGCGCGCGCTTCGCCATCGCCTCGGTGCTGCTGACTGGCGCCACTTCGACCTTCGCCTTGAACACCGCCACCATCGTCTCGTCGGCCGCATCACCGAATTGCCTGGAGTACCGCGTCGTCGGCATCTGCTACTGGTTGTTCTGCACCATGTTCGGCTGCTCGGTACGCACCTCGGTCAAGGTCCGCCACTACGTTCCCGATGCCGTGGTGTCGAGCTACTCGAACACCGGCGAGAACCCGTGGGTGGAAGTGCGGGCGATGAGCATGCCCAATCCCACAGCCCGCGCCGGTGGCGATGGCACGACCAACCATGACAACGAGAACAACCTGGCCAAGTTCAAGAACGCCGACGTGATCGGGCATCCCGCCGGTTCGGTGTTCAGCCAGTTCGCCAGCGCTTCTGGCTATGCCTGCCAGGGTGCAGGCACGGCCTTCATGCCGTACTTGCTGAGCACCCTCGACACGCTGGCCTGGCGCTACAACGTCCCCGAGATGGTGTACCCGGAGGCGCTGGTCCCCGGCATGCGCGAGATCGGCGGCCGCACGACGCTGAACCTGTGGGGCAACGTCTATCCGCGCGGTGGCTTCCTGCACCAGACCGACGACTACAAGAGCGGTGCCGTGGTCGCGCAGCGTGCGGGCGACATCGTGACCCGCCGCGCCCAGCCGCACGTCTATCAGCCGCTGCTCGCGACAGCGCGCGATGGCTACTGGCCGGCCGGCGCGCTTGTCGAGACCGACGCATCGACCGGCAAGTGGCAGGAGCTGACGCCGACGCTCTCGGCCTCCTGCGCGGTCTTCCCGCACAGCAATACACGGGTGCAGGCCCGGCAGGGCGACTACGCCTGGGCACTGTGGCGGCCCTATGCCTGTTGCCAGCGCCGGGGGCAGGTCTTCCTTGGCAGCGTTGATTTCCAGTGA
- a CDS encoding tyrosine-type recombinase/integrase, producing the protein MALTDMFVRQAKATGKDYTIPDFDGLSLAVSEKGTKSWHFRYTWLGRQKRMSLGTYPEISLREARERRDYARALVAKGINPQRQREKDRRIATQAEQNTFEAVYDKWLAFRAQGRLKKGRQTTLSMIPRIFTNDILPSLRKRSIYEITRADLLEIVDRIEKRGAPSIAEKVRTWFNQLFRYALVIVTGLEQNPASALDVVAMPQPPVRHNPFLRMPELPEFLQLLRKYPGKLKTQLGLRLLLLTGVRTGELRLATPDQFHLDDGLWIIPPEVVKQLELKMQKENVRPEDIPPYVVPLSVQAIEIVRHLLDQFKPAQTYLFPGDKSLKRRISENTLNKALHRLGYEGRLTGHGIRGTISTALNELGYPEKWVDAQLSHVDPNQVRATYNHAKYVEQRRRMMQDWADRLDLFEQGQVEAASTLLTIQLDGFPVVSAETEEQPLSAARAAPTLVVSQPPHGAMALATAPVQRLSAVRVPKTEPAISNVQRERMILLDILEAPHNLSVADYAKLAGKSRRWITYEIQAGNLLSISLGNRGQRVPDWQLDPLKLRLVQTILRQMPPGVDTWHIYHALTRPSGLFQGQSPIDTVTPENLHFAVHLVCGAVGEKVMQRDGPGMRS; encoded by the coding sequence ATGGCACTCACCGACATGTTCGTCCGGCAGGCCAAGGCCACCGGAAAGGACTACACGATCCCCGATTTCGACGGCCTCTCGTTGGCCGTCTCGGAAAAGGGCACCAAGTCCTGGCACTTTCGTTACACTTGGCTGGGCCGACAAAAGCGGATGTCCCTGGGGACGTATCCGGAGATCAGCCTGCGCGAAGCACGCGAGCGCCGCGACTACGCGCGAGCTCTGGTGGCCAAGGGCATCAACCCCCAGCGGCAGCGAGAGAAGGATCGGCGCATCGCCACCCAGGCCGAGCAGAACACCTTCGAGGCGGTGTACGACAAGTGGCTCGCCTTCCGGGCGCAGGGACGCCTCAAGAAGGGCCGGCAGACCACGCTGTCGATGATCCCGCGCATCTTCACGAACGACATCCTGCCGAGTCTACGTAAGCGTTCGATCTACGAGATCACCCGCGCCGACCTACTTGAAATCGTCGACCGCATCGAGAAGCGCGGCGCGCCGTCCATCGCCGAGAAGGTACGTACCTGGTTCAACCAGCTTTTCCGGTATGCCCTCGTGATCGTGACGGGCCTGGAACAAAACCCGGCCTCCGCCCTGGATGTGGTCGCCATGCCCCAGCCGCCGGTACGCCACAACCCCTTCCTGCGCATGCCCGAATTGCCCGAGTTCTTGCAGTTGCTGCGCAAGTATCCCGGCAAGCTGAAAACGCAGCTTGGCCTCCGCCTGCTGTTGCTGACCGGCGTGCGAACCGGGGAACTGCGGCTGGCGACGCCCGACCAATTCCACCTCGACGATGGCCTGTGGATCATCCCGCCGGAGGTGGTGAAGCAGTTGGAATTGAAGATGCAGAAGGAGAACGTTCGGCCGGAGGACATCCCGCCCTATGTTGTGCCGCTGTCCGTGCAAGCGATCGAGATCGTTCGGCACTTGCTCGACCAGTTCAAACCAGCCCAGACGTACCTGTTCCCGGGGGACAAAAGTCTGAAGCGGCGCATCAGCGAGAACACCCTCAACAAGGCACTGCATCGCTTGGGATACGAGGGCCGGCTGACCGGCCACGGCATCCGCGGAACCATCTCGACCGCACTCAACGAACTGGGGTATCCCGAGAAGTGGGTGGACGCACAGCTATCTCACGTCGATCCCAACCAGGTTCGCGCGACCTACAACCACGCCAAGTATGTGGAGCAGCGCCGGCGCATGATGCAGGACTGGGCTGACCGGCTGGACCTGTTCGAGCAGGGCCAGGTCGAAGCGGCCAGTACGCTGCTGACCATTCAACTGGATGGCTTTCCCGTGGTCTCCGCCGAGACAGAGGAGCAACCGTTGTCCGCGGCCAGGGCCGCTCCCACGCTGGTGGTGTCACAGCCGCCCCACGGGGCCATGGCGCTGGCCACGGCTCCGGTGCAGCGCCTGTCCGCAGTGCGCGTGCCCAAGACCGAGCCGGCCATCTCCAACGTCCAGCGCGAGCGGATGATCCTGCTCGACATTCTGGAGGCTCCGCACAACCTGTCCGTCGCCGACTATGCCAAGCTCGCCGGCAAGTCCCGCCGCTGGATCACTTACGAAATCCAGGCGGGTAACCTCCTGTCGATCAGTTTGGGCAACCGGGGGCAGCGTGTGCCGGATTGGCAGCTTGATCCCCTCAAGCTCCGGCTGGTCCAGACCATCCTCAGGCAGATGCCCCCGGGAGTGGACACGTGGCATATCTACCACGCGCTCACGCGGCCGAGCGGTCTGTTCCAGGGGCAGTCCCCCATCGATACGGTGACGCCGGAGAACCTGCACTTCGCCGTGCATCTGGTATGCGGCGCGGTGGGCGAGAAGGTGATGCAACGCGACGGTCCTGGCATGCGATCCTGA
- a CDS encoding type II toxin-antitoxin system PrlF family antitoxin, whose product MPEIHEVATLTSKGQITLPKPIRQALGVDAGGKVAFDLRGGEVIVTRADADHEDPAIEAFLGLLEADIRAGRHVRSLPDDLARAMLASAGHTVDLDEDIDGEVAL is encoded by the coding sequence ATGCCTGAGATCCATGAAGTCGCCACGCTGACATCCAAGGGTCAGATCACGCTGCCCAAGCCCATCCGGCAGGCACTGGGCGTGGACGCCGGCGGAAAAGTGGCCTTCGACCTGCGCGGAGGCGAAGTCATCGTGACCCGCGCAGACGCCGATCACGAAGACCCGGCCATCGAGGCCTTCCTGGGCCTGCTGGAGGCCGACATTCGGGCCGGCCGGCACGTCCGGTCCCTGCCGGATGATCTGGCCCGGGCCATGTTGGCGAGTGCCGGCCACACGGTCGATCTCGATGAAGACATCGACGGCGAAGTGGCGCTCTGA
- a CDS encoding helix-turn-helix transcriptional regulator has translation MVRSEYRPHRDLAEEAAQSGSGTTLVATFGLAGESGYVARRGPALRFGAGRATLAAFASSTGERRFLAGVTARQLRLVFSAQALERYLGDDAAGRFVSGEGVVLLGERPIEPWCRALLRPLLTLEVMSPVDRQIAALTLAAEILRPLSAVAQSASSGLDCPTIERLTRARELMHTHMDRRLTVPSMSMAVGLNEHAFKHGFRKLFGITPARYLLQSRMRQAWTLLASGVRVAQTAYAVGYEHPANFSAAFSRYFGRTPKSFRGAGDDDAEPVST, from the coding sequence GTGGTGCGATCCGAATACCGCCCGCACCGCGACCTGGCCGAGGAGGCGGCGCAAAGCGGTTCCGGAACGACGCTCGTGGCCACCTTCGGCCTGGCCGGGGAATCCGGCTACGTGGCGCGCCGAGGGCCGGCACTGCGGTTCGGTGCTGGCCGAGCCACGCTTGCCGCATTCGCGTCAAGTACGGGCGAGCGGCGTTTTCTGGCGGGCGTGACCGCCCGGCAGTTGCGCCTGGTGTTCTCTGCGCAGGCGCTCGAACGTTATCTGGGGGACGATGCTGCAGGCAGGTTCGTCAGCGGAGAAGGCGTTGTACTTTTGGGTGAGCGACCGATCGAGCCGTGGTGCCGGGCCTTGCTGCGCCCCTTGCTCACGCTGGAGGTCATGTCACCGGTGGATCGCCAGATCGCGGCGCTGACCCTGGCTGCGGAGATCCTGCGTCCACTGTCGGCAGTGGCGCAGTCCGCATCTTCCGGCCTTGATTGTCCAACCATCGAAAGACTGACACGCGCCCGTGAGTTGATGCACACGCACATGGACCGTCGCCTGACGGTCCCTTCCATGTCGATGGCTGTCGGGCTCAACGAGCATGCCTTCAAGCATGGCTTCCGGAAACTGTTTGGGATCACACCCGCGCGGTATCTGCTGCAGTCGCGCATGCGGCAGGCATGGACGCTGCTGGCATCCGGGGTGCGCGTGGCCCAGACCGCCTATGCGGTCGGCTACGAACATCCTGCCAATTTCAGTGCTGCCTTTAGTCGTTATTTCGGACGTACGCCGAAGTCGTTTCGCGGAGCGGGTGACGATGATGCCGAGCCCGTTTCCACTTGA
- a CDS encoding conjugal transfer protein TraG N-terminal domain-containing protein, whose amino-acid sequence MTLYTTDYLEYYLTLVGWLVNNGIWNILVASGVFALPFVAIVIQEWLRARAEGADEGNKGVLSSMRIENRVWVAIVVIMFAGIPFIPVDLSTIRFDTSRSTQCQVSVPQPADTGWSNAYTTLNNQSALVPVWWFFMHAISKAVTGAAVAAIPCGTDLRQMRMDVDSTRINDPVLAQEVGDFVHDCYGPSRARLFMNRPALSDEQMNDVTWIGSSYFLDTAGFYDTYHSGTPRTAWPYDATRDAGLAQVDSGGGYPSCRQWWSDGNSGLRARLLAQVDPDLLSRIGRWAGFLSQNEVNDSVIRAVVSPRQQKMNQGAVYADYGGQIEKTLPNIVTRGAGDLGMAVGSLGFFPAMDVVRQALPMVLSLLKMALVICIPLVLLFGTYELKALVAVSCVEFALFFVDFWFQLARWLDSTILDALYGWGFGASRPHTNFDPLIGLNNAFGDMLLNFVMATMFIVLPGFWVTALGWVGIRAGNALQGLSEGTKSAGQAGSRGAGTVIRAAK is encoded by the coding sequence ATGACCCTCTACACGACCGACTACCTGGAGTATTACCTGACCCTGGTGGGCTGGCTGGTCAACAACGGCATCTGGAACATCCTCGTCGCCAGCGGTGTGTTCGCGCTGCCGTTCGTCGCCATCGTCATCCAGGAATGGCTGCGGGCGAGGGCCGAAGGCGCGGACGAGGGCAACAAGGGCGTGCTGTCCTCGATGCGCATCGAGAACCGCGTCTGGGTGGCAATCGTGGTCATCATGTTCGCCGGCATCCCCTTCATTCCGGTGGATCTGAGCACGATCCGCTTCGATACGAGCCGCTCCACCCAGTGCCAGGTCAGCGTTCCGCAGCCGGCGGACACCGGCTGGTCCAACGCCTACACCACGCTCAACAACCAGAGCGCGCTGGTGCCGGTGTGGTGGTTCTTCATGCACGCCATCTCGAAGGCCGTCACGGGCGCTGCGGTGGCGGCGATCCCCTGCGGGACCGACCTGCGGCAGATGCGCATGGACGTCGATTCCACCCGCATCAACGACCCGGTGCTGGCGCAGGAGGTCGGCGATTTCGTGCACGACTGCTATGGGCCTTCTCGCGCCAGGCTGTTCATGAACCGGCCGGCGCTCTCCGACGAGCAGATGAACGACGTCACCTGGATCGGTTCGAGCTATTTCCTCGACACAGCCGGCTTCTACGACACTTACCATTCGGGCACGCCTCGTACGGCCTGGCCTTACGACGCCACCCGCGACGCGGGGCTGGCCCAGGTGGACAGCGGCGGCGGCTATCCGAGCTGCCGGCAGTGGTGGTCGGATGGCAACAGCGGGCTGCGCGCCCGCCTGCTGGCCCAGGTCGATCCCGATCTGCTCTCCCGCATCGGCCGCTGGGCGGGGTTCCTGTCGCAGAACGAGGTCAACGACTCGGTGATCCGCGCCGTCGTCTCGCCCAGGCAGCAGAAGATGAACCAGGGCGCGGTCTATGCCGACTACGGCGGCCAGATCGAGAAGACGCTGCCCAACATCGTGACCCGCGGTGCCGGCGACCTCGGGATGGCCGTCGGCTCGCTGGGCTTCTTTCCGGCAATGGATGTGGTCCGTCAGGCGCTGCCCATGGTGCTGTCGCTGCTCAAGATGGCACTCGTCATCTGCATCCCGCTGGTGCTGCTGTTCGGCACCTACGAGCTGAAGGCCCTGGTCGCGGTGAGCTGCGTCGAGTTCGCGCTGTTCTTCGTGGACTTCTGGTTCCAGCTCGCGCGCTGGCTCGACAGCACGATCCTCGATGCGCTCTATGGCTGGGGGTTCGGCGCGAGCCGGCCGCATACCAATTTCGATCCCCTGATCGGCCTGAACAATGCCTTCGGGGACATGCTGCTGAACTTCGTCATGGCGACGATGTTCATCGTGCTGCCGGGTTTTTGGGTGACAGCACTGGGGTGGGTGGGCATCCGTGCCGGCAATGCACTTCAGGGACTGTCGGAAGGTACGAAATCAGCAGGCCAAGCCGGCTCAAGAGGAGCAGGCACCGTGATTCGGGCAGCCAAGTAA
- the mobH gene encoding MobH family relaxase has translation MLSLFQRKRVSPTTAAAHTPSVEPPKGLTRPESAASLLATPRRQKLLEHIWQRTSVSREQFAMLYRVPLERYAELVQHFPASESHHHAYPGGMLDHGLEIVAYALKLRQSHLLPAGATPEAQAAQAEAWTAGVAYAALLHDIGKVAVDLHVEYADGTIWHPWHGPLQKSYRFRYQKAREYRLHSAATGLLYARLLDAGIFDWLSGYPDLWSALLYVLAGQYEHAGMLGELVVQADQASVAQALGGDPAKALAAPRHALQRKLLDGLRYLLKEEFKLNQPQASDGWLTQDALWLVSKTVSDKLRAHLLAQGIDGIPSSNTAVFNVLQDHGIAQPTPEGKAIWKATVTSDVGWSHTFTLLRLVPSLIWEGEQRPPPFAGTVTVVQEEGDPTIPASLPAVANSAASEPLPAQPAGDGVEALLDLLSTPGMASADPSSATKSPLPAMEGRTLGPGDPRTPADSTALAPTSTPVLEEMPPGERFVAWLRRRIEERTIIINDAKALVHTVVDTVYLVSPGVFQRYAQEHPTTAFLAKQEQLADWQWVQKRFEKLQMHRKQRNGLNIWTCTVTGLRKSRRLHGYLLEDPQVLFINTPPNNPYLSLLADTDSV, from the coding sequence ATGCTCTCGCTGTTCCAACGCAAACGGGTGTCGCCCACCACCGCGGCGGCGCACACTCCCTCAGTCGAGCCCCCCAAAGGGCTGACGCGGCCGGAATCGGCCGCGTCGCTGCTGGCGACACCGCGCCGGCAGAAGTTGCTGGAACACATCTGGCAGCGCACGTCCGTATCCCGCGAGCAGTTCGCTATGTTGTATCGCGTGCCCCTGGAGCGCTACGCCGAGCTGGTCCAGCATTTCCCAGCCTCGGAGAGCCACCACCATGCCTATCCAGGTGGCATGCTGGACCACGGCCTGGAAATCGTGGCCTACGCGCTGAAGCTGCGACAGTCCCATCTGCTGCCGGCCGGCGCCACGCCGGAAGCCCAGGCCGCCCAGGCCGAGGCCTGGACTGCGGGCGTCGCCTACGCGGCACTGCTGCACGACATAGGCAAGGTCGCCGTCGACCTGCATGTCGAGTATGCCGACGGCACGATCTGGCATCCCTGGCATGGTCCGCTTCAGAAGTCGTACCGTTTCCGCTACCAAAAGGCGCGCGAATACCGGCTGCACAGCGCCGCCACCGGGCTGCTCTACGCCCGACTGCTCGATGCCGGTATCTTCGACTGGCTCAGCGGATATCCCGACCTTTGGTCGGCACTCCTGTACGTGCTGGCCGGCCAGTACGAGCATGCCGGCATGCTCGGGGAACTGGTCGTGCAGGCCGATCAGGCCTCGGTCGCCCAGGCGCTGGGCGGTGATCCGGCCAAGGCGCTGGCGGCCCCCCGCCATGCGCTCCAACGCAAGCTCCTCGACGGATTGCGCTACCTGCTCAAGGAAGAGTTCAAACTGAACCAGCCCCAGGCGTCGGACGGATGGCTGACCCAGGACGCGCTGTGGCTGGTCAGCAAGACGGTCTCGGACAAGCTGCGCGCCCATCTGCTGGCCCAGGGCATCGATGGCATCCCGTCCAGCAACACCGCCGTCTTCAACGTGCTGCAGGACCATGGCATTGCGCAGCCGACGCCCGAAGGCAAGGCCATCTGGAAGGCCACCGTCACCAGCGATGTCGGCTGGTCCCATACCTTCACGCTCCTGCGCCTCGTGCCGTCCCTGATCTGGGAAGGCGAGCAGCGCCCCCCGCCGTTCGCCGGCACGGTGACGGTGGTGCAGGAAGAAGGTGATCCAACCATTCCTGCGTCCCTGCCCGCCGTGGCGAATTCGGCCGCATCCGAGCCTTTGCCGGCGCAGCCAGCCGGCGATGGCGTCGAAGCGCTACTGGATCTGCTCAGCACTCCCGGCATGGCGTCGGCCGACCCCTCATCGGCCACCAAGTCACCCCTTCCCGCCATGGAAGGTCGAACCCTCGGGCCCGGTGACCCAAGAACCCCGGCCGACTCGACAGCACTGGCGCCGACCTCGACCCCAGTGCTGGAGGAGATGCCGCCGGGCGAGCGTTTCGTCGCCTGGCTGCGCCGGCGCATCGAGGAGCGCACGATCATCATCAACGACGCCAAGGCGCTGGTCCATACGGTCGTCGACACCGTCTATCTGGTCAGCCCCGGCGTGTTCCAGCGCTACGCCCAGGAACACCCCACAACGGCTTTCCTTGCCAAGCAAGAGCAGTTGGCCGATTGGCAATGGGTGCAGAAACGATTCGAGAAGCTGCAAATGCACCGCAAGCAACGGAACGGTCTGAACATCTGGACCTGCACAGTCACGGGGCTGCGGAAATCGCGGCGTCTCCACGGCTACTTGCTGGAAGACCCGCAGGTCCTGTTCATCAACACGCCGCCGAACAATCCCTACCTGTCGCTGCTAGCCGATACTGACTCTGTGTAG
- a CDS encoding DUF3742 family protein — MKPAAQTTFAERAGRTLGRMWRACVRLDRQAHDWLVAQGLAPGATRGVLLIVKLVAFGVLIYVAFWLALLIMFAVFAGWTARNTAPGEAEEWAIGDQADHKRSVFYDPINYDDDPDPRFDDER, encoded by the coding sequence ATGAAACCCGCTGCACAGACCACCTTCGCGGAACGCGCTGGCCGGACGCTGGGCCGGATGTGGCGGGCTTGTGTGCGTCTGGACCGCCAAGCGCACGACTGGTTGGTGGCGCAAGGATTGGCGCCTGGTGCCACCCGAGGGGTGTTGTTGATCGTCAAGCTCGTTGCATTCGGCGTGCTGATTTACGTCGCGTTCTGGCTGGCGCTGTTGATCATGTTCGCCGTGTTTGCGGGTTGGACGGCACGGAACACCGCTCCCGGCGAAGCGGAGGAATGGGCGATCGGCGATCAAGCGGATCACAAGCGCAGTGTTTTCTACGATCCAATCAACTACGACGACGATCCAGACCCCCGCTTTGATGATGAGCGGTAG